A stretch of DNA from Ranitomeya variabilis isolate aRanVar5 chromosome 1, aRanVar5.hap1, whole genome shotgun sequence:
GGATCATAGAAGGGATCTGAGCAGTAGGGAGGGAGGGGGTAGGAGCAGTCCCAGGCAGTAGCAGTCCCAGGCAGGAGCAGTCCCAGGCAGTAGCAATGGAGTGTGGGAAGAGTCCCAGGCAGTAGTGCGATGTGTAGTGCTGGATGGGTCCTTGGACGTAGCGGGCAGTATTCTCCAGCAGAGGCCTCATATTCTGCCTTTTCTTCTCGCAGTTATCCCGGACACCCTGCATGTTTCCTCAGTGGGCTCCAGTAGAGGACGCCTGTCTTCCCCTCCACCTCTTCAGCTGCACCTGGTGGAGGGCCGTGAGCTGCACCTCTCATGCTCCGCGCTATCCGCCTCTCCTCTGCACACCCATCTCTCAGTGACATTTGGGGTGAGTGCATCCGGAACTCCAGTGGGACGGGAGACCCTGCAGGACATTATCTCTGTGCGGTGGGACTTCAGCGTGGAGCCGGCCTTGTACATGGAGCGCTACCTGAATGAGGAGATCCGGGTGGAGAAGTTTGATAACTCCACTTTCAAGATGGTAATTGCCCGCCTGCGACCACAGGATGCCACCACCTACCACTGTACTGCAGCACAGTGGATCCAGGACCCTGATGGCAGATGGCAGAAGATCACCGAGAAAAGAGCAGTGCTGGCCCAGGTGTCCGTGCAGACCATAGGTAGGAGAGGCATGAGGATCAGCAGCGGCACTCTCCTATGCAGCTGCCACTCTATCTGAAACCCCAGCCTGTAAGCTTGGTTAATGATTAGCTCCCAAAGTCGTGTCAACCCTGCAACGCAAAGAATCGGGATCTCATAGCTTACTTGCTAGTATTCACCACTACTGGAGATCTCATCACTATCTGCTAGCGGTCTCATCACTGTCTCCTGTATCTCTCCCTTTCTTTAGACTCTTTGCTGACGGTCTCGTCCTCTCCTCTGGAGCTCCGCCTGCAGTCTGGGGACATGGCGGAAATGTTCTGCAGTGTGTCCATGCTGCTGCCTCCTACCCCAGATGTGCTCTTCTCTGTGGAGTGGTGGCTAATGACAGTGCCAGGTTCCCCTGGACAGCGGGTTTCATCCATGACATCAGACGGAGAGGTGCAGCTTGGAGAGCAATACACTGGGGAGGACGTGGGAGTGAGACACATCTCTCTGGAGAAGATCTCCCCCTTCCCAGGATCCTACCGCCTGAGGATTTACTCTGCCCAGCCCAGCGATATCGGATCCTACAGCTGCCGGGTCACCGCCATTGTGTCCTACCCAGGGGCGAGACAAGAGGAGGTGTCCAAGAAAACGTCACCGAGCCTGAGAGTGCTAATGAAACCACAAGGTAAAGCAGTGTGATGAACCCAACAACACACCCACCATTTGAGACCTCCATAGTGTGACGACCCCCCTCATAAGGTGAAGTAGTGGTATCACCCCTTTCTTACAGTAGAGGCTATGTAGCATGATTATCTTTCATTCCAACCTAAGTTAGAAAACCGCGGCCTGACTCTCATCTTTGGGCAGAGAAGCTGCCGCCTGACTCTCCTCTTTAGGCAGAGAAGCCGCGGCCTGACTCTCAACTTTGGGCAGAGAAGCTGCCGCCTGACGCTCCTCTTTAGGCAGAGAATCCGCCGCCTGACGCTCTTTCCTTCTATTCCTGTAGATATTGCCGTGAGCGCCTTTGTTCTTCTGGACTCTGCCCCCATATATCGTGGTGACACGGCTGTCCTGCTTTGTAATACCACGATGGACACCCCTCCACCATCTCTTCATTTTGCCGTCAGTTGGTGGGTAGAGCTTGCAGGGGAGGAACCACATGAAAAATCGGGTCGGCTCCTGGCGTCGATGAGCCGGCAGGGCGTGTCGGAAGCGGGCTCCCGGGTCTCTGGTGGAGAGCTGAGCACGGATAAGGTGGAAGCAGAGCGTTATCGTCTGCGTCTGTACAACATCCAGGCTGAGGACGAGGGATCGTATCACTGCGCAGTCACCGCCTGGATTCAGTACCCCGACCTCAGCTGGCACAATGCAGCATCCACAAAGTCTAATTCCATCAGACTCTACCCATATGCTCGAGGTATGTATATGCCAGGGTGTACAATGTGATGGGGGGGAAATGGCGGGGTCTTTGTCCGCTTTGTGCTTGGTCTGCCTCTTGCTGGAGCAGTGACCTTTAGGCTCCACCCACTGTGATGACATCTTCTGTTTTCTTTCAGCTCGCGACCTCCTCCTGATCCCGATGATTGGCGGTTTTGCCAGTGCTCTGGTCGTGGGCGTCACCATTTTGTCAACAGTCACCTGCTGCTACATTCGCCATCTGCGCAGCCGGAAGCGGTGAGGGCAGAATTGGTGCACATGAAGAGTGGGTGGAGTCTTCTCACCTGTGTTTTTACATGAGGCGCAATAGGCAGGGTGGTGCTGATGGACGGACACCATGTTTAGTCTTGTGATTGTTGACTTTCTCATTAGCACTTAGATAAATTTGACTCTGCAGGACAAGTGGTGACTGGCAATGGCCACATGACATCCCACAGCTGCCCTGCATTGATGTTGGGGTCCTCAGGAAGCcctacctgatctcaaccaaatgtgGGCACTGCCTGTCCATAATCCTCTCTGCTCCCGCTGCATGTGCTTAGTGGCGGTTAGGGAGTGATGAGGGGCACTACTCCGGTGTCTACtgtgaacttaa
This window harbors:
- the IGSF8 gene encoding immunoglobulin superfamily member 8 isoform X2 gives rise to the protein MRGGASSSFSPVARIMSVVIAPLLLLCTAGLVVAREVKLPSGPLYRVEGSSVSIPCNVSGYEGPTVQNFEWFVYRPGAPDNSIAIASTKDPDFSYAVFSPRVSSGDISIHRVSGDSVELRIQSLRSEDAGVYECYTPTTDARYLGSYSDKITMKVIPDTLHVSSVGSSRGRLSSPPPLQLHLVEGRELHLSCSALSASPLHTHLSVTFGVSASGTPVGRETLQDIISVRWDFSVEPALYMERYLNEEIRVEKFDNSTFKMVIARLRPQDATTYHCTAAQWIQDPDGRWQKITEKRAVLAQVSVQTIDSLLTVSSSPLELRLQSGDMAEMFCSVSMLLPPTPDVLFSVEWWLMTVPGSPGQRVSSMTSDGEVQLGEQYTGEDVGVRHISLEKISPFPGSYRLRIYSAQPSDIGSYSCRVTAIVSYPGARQEEVSKKTSPSLRVLMKPQDIAVSAFVLLDSAPIYRGDTAVLLCNTTMDTPPPSLHFAVSWWVELAGEEPHEKSGRLLASMSRQGVSEAGSRVSGGELSTDKVEAERYRLRLYNIQAEDEGSYHCAVTAWIQYPDLSWHNAASTKSNSIRLYPYARARDLLLIPMIGGFASALVVGVTILSTVTCCYIRHLRSRKR
- the IGSF8 gene encoding immunoglobulin superfamily member 8 isoform X1 produces the protein MRPAVCAPWPPPHTQGRRMRQQREKGYPGAPPNRQRDDGPGVEEDKGGLVVAREVKLPSGPLYRVEGSSVSIPCNVSGYEGPTVQNFEWFVYRPGAPDNSIAIASTKDPDFSYAVFSPRVSSGDISIHRVSGDSVELRIQSLRSEDAGVYECYTPTTDARYLGSYSDKITMKVIPDTLHVSSVGSSRGRLSSPPPLQLHLVEGRELHLSCSALSASPLHTHLSVTFGVSASGTPVGRETLQDIISVRWDFSVEPALYMERYLNEEIRVEKFDNSTFKMVIARLRPQDATTYHCTAAQWIQDPDGRWQKITEKRAVLAQVSVQTIDSLLTVSSSPLELRLQSGDMAEMFCSVSMLLPPTPDVLFSVEWWLMTVPGSPGQRVSSMTSDGEVQLGEQYTGEDVGVRHISLEKISPFPGSYRLRIYSAQPSDIGSYSCRVTAIVSYPGARQEEVSKKTSPSLRVLMKPQDIAVSAFVLLDSAPIYRGDTAVLLCNTTMDTPPPSLHFAVSWWVELAGEEPHEKSGRLLASMSRQGVSEAGSRVSGGELSTDKVEAERYRLRLYNIQAEDEGSYHCAVTAWIQYPDLSWHNAASTKSNSIRLYPYARARDLLLIPMIGGFASALVVGVTILSTVTCCYIRHLRSRKR